The genomic window tcatagtaaaacaataagaagtgttatatcccaacTGTGCTAAAACTGTGTACTTGTCATATGTATAACTGTTTTGTTTCTATTAATCAAATCAACATAAAAATTTTCCAACTTGCATTCATACACAAAGACAATATATTACAATAAATAACAACCTGTATCTTGGCCACTTGTATCTTCATCAAGCAGTAATGACACTCAATAATTCTTAATAAACAATCAATCTTGAGATGCTGCGGTTGCCCCACAGTTGAGAGTACATTGAATTACTACGTTACCACATTCAGCCAAAGGTATCTGTGAACAACAAgtggtacatactgtacaaataTTACAAATGCTTGTGAATACATGTAATTTGTTTGCATAGGTTCATGGACTCCCTAGTGATCATGAGCCTCAAGAATTTACTGAAAGAGAAAGACATAAATTGCTACAAATACTGGTCAAATTAGGGTTGCTTTAAAAAACCTGACTCGCTGTTACTAAATGCTTGGATACATTGGATGCTTGACTACCTTCTCGGATACAAACTGCACCATGAGAATACTAAGTACAATATTTTACTTTGTAGAAGGATAAGGAAgtaattctacatcaggattaaactgGATTTTTAAAAGCACAACATGCCACATagtggcattaaatagaaataTTAAGCAATACATTTTTTAAACATGCTTAGAAGtacaaacaaacacaattaTAATTGCTGCGTGATGTTGGAAATGGTGTATAATTcgcaaaaaaaaaactttaaaaaaattctactTAACATGCTCCACTCCACTTCAGATCATTTTGATAATGTACCCTTTTAGCACGTAAGTGTCAACAACCATTGTTTGTATAAAGTGTGGCTTTCTGGTTACCAcctaccacaaaaattttaattattacaattgtttttgatatcattgttactatcaagagtacataataatagaagagggaggagagtgtctaactctcaatataggctgtacaaacacacagcgctcaaaccctcctacttcaatccatagAACAGCTAGCCATATATcaatacctttttgtgaacagaaGACTGTTAATATCTGTTGATTGAAGCAGTATAATGCTGAAGCCTACTTCAGAGGGCAGCGCCTATAATCGAGATAGCAGCGCCgtttgtcacctttggtggctatagATGATTGCGTAACGTCTGAGCCTGTGTGTTTGGCGAATCTatagcagttagacactctcctccctcttctattattatgtactcttgttacTATAATACAGGCTTGTGATCAACACCGAACAGATAAGTGCATTTCTTTGGAAAAACAATGTTCATTCATTTAAGATTTATTGTAGTGCAAAAATGGGTGTTGCTACAATAGAATACATGGGTAACAGTGATTTCAAAAATATTGCTAGATTTGCATGTAAAACTGGGCATTGCAAAGTTAAACATGGCAATGTCTTCTCTAGAAATACAAATTTAAAAGCCTGCACCAGCTGAGATCAGCACCTCCTTTTAGTACACAGCGTCAAGATACCAGAAACTTCTGAAAACACTACTCTAGGGCTATACACTGTATCTATAAAGAATAgcattttttattatttgtaTTATGAACTGATGATCTAATGTCATAGGTATCATCAGTATACCTATAGTTACACAGTTACATACCTCTAACTGTAACAATTTTCCTCTCCAATCACAAGGCTTTGGTTTAGTACTACACTCAGTTTCAAGGTACTTCATATCATTGGTACAACTTGCATCAGGAAATGCATAGTTTTTCTGTTAAAAATAAAAGTTCACAAGATAACTAGCAATGCATGAACCAGAACAAATTGTCGGACAAAATACATAACAAGTTGATGCAGCACATCCAGAAGTCATCCATCCTTCACAGAATTGCTAGGCTAAATATtttaatgtacagtaaatacactcaatacactgtatgtatataatcactCATGAACGCTACCACTAACATTGAGTGGACAAACATAAGCCGAGTGAATTAAAGTTCATTACACTACACTGAccgttaatcaggacacttgaaaatatgGACACCTGTATAATCCTGACACTTGTTAATGGTCCTAAAAGCATGTCCACACAAATTCAAATTAGGAACTGGATGCAAAAGGAATTCGGGCAAGCCAAATTGAACATGTCCACGTACATTATTGAATTTACTGGTGTGGTAAAAGGATAATTAAATGGTTGAGAAAACAACTCAGTTGCACCAACTGAGAGAACAGTGAGTTTAACGATAGAACGAAGGGAATATATTCTTTGaacaattatttttgtgttTATAATGCAAGGATTTCTATGAGTAGAGTACGAAAGACTGCTGATGGTGCGTGATTGCTATGACATGTCCTTGTGCTTTTGTACACCAAGCGAAAAGTCACTTGGAAATGTGTCAATCCCTCACGTGCTAACTAGCATTGCATAGCAAATCCTAATTCACCAGCCAATTCACATTCACACCACCTATGGAGGTGGATTTGTGCAATCCACTTTCAATTTGAATCTCTTTAATGCACATTCCATGTGGAGTGAGTAATTCAAATCAGTATGCATTCAATTCGCATTATTTTTGTTGTGTGGACATGCCTTAGGGTATCTATacactgacctggaaaatcaggacaacTTGATATAATCAGGTCACTTTTGGTCAGTCCAAGTGATTGGTAAATTTTACTAACATTGGTTGGATAATGACATTAATCAACTATAACATTGTGTGACACACAATGACTACCACAATACCACTAATGACAATGAATTTCAGTACTTGTACCCATCACCAAATGAATACAGTTATGAGGTTTATGAATGTATTACCATGGACACCAAGGGAATGTGTAATTTGATTAGCTTGCCAACATTCTCAGTCCCCAAACTTTTAAAGGGGTTAAGTCCTATGGCTTCCATGAATAAAATGATGTGTTTTACTGTATgtgaagctgtaaaaccaacacaGAAACTGTTCTCTACCTGATGAATAACACATGCTTTAGTTcaacttctgtttagtgcaaatctgagtgaaatcctctAAAGTATGTGCAAATTATGCTGTGGTTTGAAAACACTGTGATTTTAGCAATAAAATCGATTCTCCTACAGCTTCCCAAAAATTATTGTAGTAGcttgtaataatattatctttaaaagtataGAAACAGATTTTTAGGAATGACTACTATGGCCTCAAAAGAGATTCATAGAAAGTTTAGAGAGTCCAATGGCTCATTTGATAAAGTACTACTTCCATACTTTAACAGAGTAATCCACAAACCAAGGTGTGTGGTGTGGGCACATGCCAGGTTTGGTTTTTTCCTGAAATTGAAATGAAGGCTATACAGAGCCACTATTTACCTTCCAGTTAGGTAAACTTTCACACTGAGGTAGTTTATTTGTGCCAGCTTAAAAAATGGATGAAATGAGTTGAATATCTTTCGCAATGGACCATATGGGTGTAAAACAACGGACTACCTAATTAGCTAAAATTAAGGGAGTACTAACtgcatgggtgcctggtttttagataCACAATATGAAGTTGAGACTTGTTTGTATATGTTCTATTTTGACGTCAGATCATTAGCTTGCCAACTGCTACATTATGTTGGAGTAGGTTTTGTGTCAAGCAAAACATTTTTGACTACTGTTTTTAAATGAAGCCTCTAACTGCTGTAATTTTGTGGATTGAAAAATATTGCAGTGGCAGAGCAAGTGACCTACAAGCATGAGGTCACCAGTTTAAATCTCCAATAGAAaagctactgtatgtatctgTGTAAATACTGTAGTTACAAACAGCTCATACATACAGCTACATTGTTTTACCTGATTGCTTCCATCTCCAACCTCTTCATTACACTTTGGACGTCGGAACACTTTTCCATGCCGGCTGCAATAAAATAAACAAAAGTCCATTTTGTACACTGCAACAGAACATCGTCAGACAGTTCTATTTTTAATGAAGACCAAATATAGTCATAGTACATGGGCAGCACCACACTTTAGCTACTACACCAACAATCAGTTGTGGGATGTTGTAAAACATGGAATGTGGAATGGAAGCTGATAAAAGATTTTGACTAATAAATTGGCTATGCTTAATCATGTTCATGAAAGGCCTATAGAGCAAACATCTGTTTGGGAGTGCTCAGTCACTAAATTGATTGTCCTTCAGGAAATGACAATGCACTCAGTACTCTAGAATCTGTGTAAAGGATATTCACTATGTAGATTTACTCTGAAATACTCACCATAGACTAGTGTGCTACCAGTGTGCAGGGCCATCTAAAAGCAGTAGGTGGCAACTGGAGCAATCTTTTCCTGCCTAGCCTGTTTAAAGCCTCAGTAAAAATTTTTTGATGAACTTTTCCACATTGTACGAGGACCCTTTTCATTTTCTACCCCTTTCCTCCTCTGCCAGTGTGGTTTGTGGAGTCAACTATAGGCATATTTATTTCATCAGCTCTAGGAGACTAACAGGGACAGGGGTAGAAAATAAAAGTAGAAACCTTACAGTATATTTTTACTGAGACCTCTAACAAGCCGGGTCATAGTGAGTAGCTGTTCAAAGTAAATCTACATAGCAGATGTCCTTTGCACAAACACCATAGTGCATTGTCACTTGCCGAAGGACCCATTGTACATAGTCAATTTTAGTGACTGAAGGCATAACCAACTACaatggaacctcgattatccgaacaccgattaactgaactctcgattatccgaacaccaaattgaatgctcaattagggtattttgtcaaaagtgtatgctttattagagtagttgagcaaagctcagtatataaatgtatggatgctCGATCTTACGTActttcaattatctgaacatcctttccccccaattagtttggataatcgagattccactgtactacCATTCCACTCAATTCTATTCCACGTTTTATATCATCCCGCCAGCTGTAAAGGGTTATAACTATTATTAAAGAGACTAAATAAATGAAGATACAGACATATGTAGGCATGCACATCTATACAAGTACTGCGTACCTGCACATACTGTATTAATAAAATTATGTAGATGGGGTAGCAAAAGCTATTCCCTACATTCAAAAAAAACATTGCTTAAGCTTCTATTTAATACTCAGTAGAAAGGTTCCATTTAATACCTACCATATGAGTGTAgaatcagaggaggttggacgcgatTTAAGTGCCCCTAAAACAAATTATGCGAAACTCATTTTATTGAACAGGTTTATACATCGATCTCAGTTTAATTTGGTAAAGTATCATTGTTCTGATAATAGAATATGTACGTGACAATTTTGGAGAAGTTCTACACACCAAACCGAAACTTATTCATTTCACCCCAATCACCAAacgcttttacaaaacaaagtacatcaccttgaagcttacgtgaagcacCATTCAAACATCTAATCAACCCCAGTCAACCCCATCGTTTTTCAGATTTGTACtatgactattgagggtcacgtgaaataccaaagagAATAGCAATATATTTAAGTGGCGCTTAGAGCGCGTCCAACTTCCTCTGCTGTAGAATAGTCTCATGCCCAGTCAGGCTTGCACTATTGCACAAACGctgtctggtgacaatgcttgaGTTGTTTGGGCTGGAAGTGCGATTCAGCTgagctggccaatcagaattgagGAGTTGCGTAATTGCTTAAAAGCAGTGAAAAACTGGCAAGGAATAAAGTAAAATTCAGAATAGGCTGTTTACTAGATGCATTCTCTTCATTATCATATTAGTAGAGGATAGCATTTCATTTGTGATGAAACGTCAAGTCATGGTTCATAAGGTAAAGTCAGAAACACAACTTGACAACGAACATCTTGAACAGCCTACAGTAGGTGAGTAACTTCTGATAAATGGCTTTAAATTGTCTGCCTTTTATCTACTTCCAATATATTCATGCAACTCttcacttccgggcccaagaaactcaatcattgtcaccagacggtgtttgcacATTAGCACCAGCctggctgggcacgagactaactgTAGAATTGCTTCTAGGCATTCTAACAGGTAAATTACAAAAGCTTTTTATAACTGTTGGGCTAGTTTTTCTGAATGATTTCTTGTACTCAGTAGTGATGGTTTGAAAGTGATGGATCAGTAATGTACATTACTGTGTAGGTGATTTTTGTTCTGTTTGTTCCACTCCAGCTCTGGTTGAAGTCCTTACTTAGACTTCTATTATGTGATAAAGTGATATTTTCTGGTGATAAATTCAGAATGTGATAAAGGTTTCATGATTCTAACGACTCTTACCCTTCCTGAGAGTCATGACCATCACATACAGAGTGTCTTCCCCCaatgggtagtgctaaaagcaaGAACAGACAGGAGATTACAACATGGCAAATGTGAGCCTCAATAAAATAAGCCTTTTGGAGAATCCCAAGGTGCATTAGACCTGAGAGAGGAATAAGGCTAGGGCCACCCAACCAGAGTGTAACTAGCCTTCATGTGGACAATAAATACTGATGTATTTTTAGCCCATTTTGGCTCTAGTTTTGATCACAAGAGATTCATCATTCATCTAGCAATCAATCAGCAAATCACACAACCTACTTATGCAGCCAGTAACACTACTGACTATCACAACAGTAGTAAAACATTAACCACTGTACTCAACTTTACTTCTCAGAAAGCTGATAGAACTATAGAAGAAAGTTGAAAGATAGAAACGAAACAGAAACACAGATATGTAGTAAGTAAACACACGAGACTtaacacacacactgtacaacaTCTTATTGAACTATACAGTAGTACAAGAGAAATGCAAAACACCACTGATGTGCAAAATGCAAACCTAACAGATTGTGGTAAATGCAGGCTTGCCAAAATGAA from Dysidea avara chromosome 2, odDysAvar1.4, whole genome shotgun sequence includes these protein-coding regions:
- the LOC136246766 gene encoding uncharacterized protein; the protein is MSAVVKAAVLLCLLWQSLLTRLCRQYQKHYPLGEDTLYVMVMTLRKENITLSHNRSLTGMEKCSDVQSVMKRLEMEAIRKTMHFLMQVVPMI